The Verrucomicrobium spinosum DSM 4136 = JCM 18804 DNA segment CCAAAGACAACGTCGCCTTCTTGCTGGTGAACGCCATCCCCACGGACACCCCGGAAGACATCAAAGCCTTTGCCACGAAGTTCGGCATCACCGCACCATTGGTGCATGACAAATCACTGGCCCTTTCCCGCACCCTGAGAGCTACAGTGACCACAGAGGTGTTCCTTCTGGACGCCGCCCGCACTCTCACGTATCGCGGTGCCATCAACGATCAGTACGGCTTGGGCTATCAACTGGAGTCTCCCCGCAAGCAGTTCCTGCGCGATGCCCTCGCCTCCCAGCTTCGCGGTGAGTCGCCCTCCATCGCCGCCACCAGTGCCCCAGGATGCGCCCTGGATCTTGACGCGGCCAAACCCGCCGCCGTGGCGGACACCCCTCCCGGCCAGACCTCATACCATCGTGATATTTCCCGTATCCTCCAGGCCAACTGCGTGGAATGCCATCGCAAGGATGGCCTGGCCCCCTTCAGCCTCGAGACCTATGCCGACGTCATTGAAAATGCCGGCATGATCAAGAAGCAGGTGACCCGCGGTGCCATGCCGCCATGGTTCGCAGCGCCCACCCCTTCCACCCACGACACGCCCTGGGCCAACGACCGTTCCTTGAACGGGCACGACAAGTCCACACTCCTCACGTGGCTGGAGTCCGGCCGTCCTCAAGGCGATATCGCAGACGCTCCCCTGCCCCGGAAGTTCCACAGCGGCTGGTCCATCGGCGAGCCCGACGCGATCTTCCAGCTCAGTCAACCCATCAACATCAAGGCGGAGGGCACCATGCCCTATCAGAATGTCACTGTGCCGACCAACTTCCCAGAAGACCGCTGGGTTCAGTCTTACGAGATCGTTCCCACCGACCGCGGTGTCGTGCACCACGTGATCGTGAAGGTCGTGGAGAAGGGCAAGTCAGGTACCAAGGATGAAGAACGCGCCGAGCGTGAGGGCTACTACGCCGCCTACGTCCCAGGCAACAGCTCCCGCATTCTGCCAGAAGGCTTTGCCAAAAAACTCCCGGCTGGAGCCACCCTGCATTTCCAGATCCACTACACCCCCAATGGCAAAGCCACCCAGGACCAGTTGAAAATTGGCTTCAAGTTTGCCCCCCAGCCGCCTCAATATGTGGTGCATGTGAACGCCGTGGCCCAGCCCCGGCTCAACATTCCGGCAGGCGAGGCCAATCACGTGGAAACCGCCCAGCAGAAGCTCCCCTGGGACATGATGATGACTGCCTTCATGGCGCACATGCATGTGCGGGGCAAGGCGTTCAAATACGAGGTCACCTACCCCGATGGCAAACAGGAGGTGTTGCTCGACATTCCCCGCTACGACTTCAACTGGCAGCTCGCTTACAATCTGGCCCAGCCCAAGCTCATCCCGCGGGGCAGTACCGTGAAGATCACTGCGGTGTTCGACAACAGCACCGGCAACCCCGCCAATCCCGACCCTACCAAGAACGTGCGCTGGGGTCAGCAGACTTTCGACGAGATGATGATTGGCTATGTGGAGCATTATGTGCCCTACGTGGCGCCCAAGGTGGCCGGTCGTTGAGCCCCACAGAGCTGCATCACCAGAAATTGTCCTTTCTCTGTGCAACTCCCGGAGCAATCCGCGGTTGTAGAGGATAACCACTGCCTGCCTGTGCCATGAAGCCCGTGCCCGTCTCCCTTCCCGCCCTCGCTGCCCTGGCTCTCGCACCCGCCCTCACCGGAGCGGATGCAGGGCTCTCGGACGAGCAGACCCGCTTCTTCGAGCGCAAGATTCGCCCCGTGCTGGTGGAGAAGTGCTACGACTGCCACTCCGCCTCTGCCAAAAAGGTGAAGGGCGGTCTCGTCCTCGACACCAAGGACGGCACCCTGAACGGAGGTGACAACGGCCCCGCCGTGGTTCCCGGAAATATTGATGACAGCCTCCTCATCGCGGCCATCCGCTATGGCAACAAGGACATGGAAATGCCTCCCAAGGGCAAGCTTCCCGACAGTGTCATCGCCGACTTCGAAACCTGGGTGAAGATGGGCGCTCCCGATCCCCGCACCGGCCCCACCGTGGCAGATGCAAATACCGCGTCCGCCCAGTGGCAGAAGAAAGAGATCGACGTCGCCGCAGGCCGGTCCTTCTGGGCATTCCAACCGCCCAAATCGTCCCCGACGCCAACCGTCAAAAACACAAGCTGGCCCAAGTGCGATATCGACCGCTTCATCCTCGCCCGTATGGAAGAAAAAGGGCTTCAACCCGTCGCCGATGCGGGCAGGCTGGAGTTGCTGCGGCGTGTGACTTTTGATCTTACCGGCCTGCCCCCCACGCCCGACCTCATCCAGGTGTACATGAAGGACACGTCACCCGATGCCTTCGCCAGGGTCGTGGACAACCTCCTCGCCTCCGAACGCTTTGGCGAATACTGGGGCCGCCACTGGCTGGATGTCGCCCGCTACGGAGAGTCAGCCGGGCGCGATGCCAACGTGCTCTACCCCTTCGCCTGGAGGTACCGCGATTGGGTCATTGATGCCCTCAACCGAGACCTGCCCTACAACGAGTTTGTGAAACAACAGGTGGCCGGGGATCTTCTGCCCTACAAGGATGCCGCCGATCAGAGCCGCAAGATCGTCGCCACCGGCTTCCTGGCCATCGGGTCCAAGCCTCAAAACGAGCGCAACCCGCGGCAGTTTGCCCTCGAACTCGCGGACGAGCAGATCGACACCCTCTCCCAGTCGGTCCTGGGCATCACCATCGCCTGCGCCCGCTGCCACGATCACAAGTTTGATCCCATCCCGCAGAAGGACTACTACGCCCTGGCGGGCATCTTCCTCAGCAGCGAGACGCTCTATGGAACCAATCGCGGGCTGCAGAACCAGAATGCCTCCGACCTCATTGACCTCGGTCATGAGTCGGGCATGCCAGCGGGATTCGAGGGCATCTCTCCCGCCCAGCGCGCTCAACTGGCCAACCGACTGGAGGAGGCCAAAGGCAGCCAGGCAGAATCGTTCCGCACCGCCCAGGCCGCGCGGCGTGCCGGGAAAGAAGCAGACAACCTCCGCCTCCTTGCTCTTCGTCAGCAGATCGGCACGATCTCTGGGGAGCTCAACCGTTACGATGAAAGCGGGAATGCCCGTATCCTTGCCATGGGGGTGTATGACCGGTCCCGCCCCGTGGACAGCCCCGTCTTCAACCGTGGCGAGGCCACCCAGCCTGGCGCGGTGGTGCCCCGTGGTTTCGTCCAAGTGTTGTTTCAGGAAACCCCTCCGCCCGTCAGGCATGGCAGCGGCCGTCTGGAACTGGCTGAGTGGCTGGCATCTCGCGACAATCCCCAGACCGCCCGGGTGATGGTAAACCGCATGTGGCGCTGGCTGTTTGGCCGGGGCATTGTCCCCACGGTGGACAACTTCGGCGCGATGGGGGAAAAGCCCTCTCATCCGGAACTGCTGGATCACCTGGCCCTGCGATTCATGGACCATGGGTGGTCCATTAAAAAGATGGTGCGCGAGATTGTCCTCAGTCGCACCTATCAGCTCGCCACCCTGCATGCCCCGCAGAACTTTGCTGCCGATCCTGAGAACACCCTCTGCTGGCGCATGACCAGCCGCACCGTGGACGCAGAGTCCCTCCGGGATGCCATGCTCCTGGTGAGCGGCAAGCTGGATCTCTATCCCCAGGAAGGCTCCGTGGTGGCACGGGCCAACGAAGGGCGCGAGGGGCTCATCCGCCTCTTCACCACCCTGCAGGAGCCTCGTTATGACCGCTCCGTTTACCTTCCGGTCGTCCGGGATTTGGTTCCTGAGGCGCTGTCCCTCTTCGACTTCGCCAACCCCAGCCTCGTCACGGGCGATCGGGAATCCACCAACGTGCCTGCCCAGAGCCTCTATCTTCTCAACAACAAGCAGGTGCAGGAGCTCAGCGACGCCTTTGCCCGCCGCGTCTATGCATCGGCCAAGGATCAGCCCGGCCGCATTCAGTTCGCGTTCTGGACGGCCCTGGGTCGCGCACCCACCGCGGAGGAGGTTCGTGCCGCCTACACCTTCTTCAGCGAGTACACCCAGGACGCCGCCAAGGCCAAGTCAAAGGGTGCAGACCTCACCCCTTACGCCTGGAGCGCCTTCTGCCAGTCTTTGATGGCGTCTGCCGAGTTCCGCCATCTGGATTGATTGCCTGCCTCTTACCCCTTCACCCGCCCGCCGCCATGAACATGTCCAGTGACCTGCTCCTTTTTAGCCGCCGCCGCATCCTCCAGGGCACTTCCAGCGGGTTCGGCTACCTGGCCTTTAGCGCTCTCTCGACATGGGCTGCGGAACAGTCCGCCTCAGGTGGGGCCTCCCCGCTCGCGGCCAAGGCTCCGCACTTCGCCCCCAGAGCCAAACGGGTCATCTTCCTCTGCATGTCCGGTGGCCCGTCGCATGTCGACACCTTTGACTACAAGCCCAAGCTGGTGGCCGACGATGGCAAGGAGTCAGGGAGAGGTCGCGGGGGCCCCGCCACCCTGCTCGCACCGCGGTTCCAGTTCAAGCAGCATGGTCGCAGCGGGCTGTGGATATCCGAGTTGTTTCCTAATGTGGCGAGTCATGCTGACGACCTTACACTGGTGCGCTCCATGCACACGGATCTGCCCAACCATCCCCAGGCCTTCAGCCAGATGCACACGGGCACGTCCCAGTTCGTCCGGCCATCCCTTGGCTCGTGGGCGCTCTACGGCCTTGGGACGCTCAATGAGAACCTTCCCGGCTTCATCACCATCAATCCCCCAGCCCAGAACGGCGGTGCCAAGAACTACGGCAGCGCCTTTCTTCCCGCCATCTACCAGGGCACGAAGATCGGCGCAGCCGGTTTTCCCGGTGCCGGAGCAGGCCCAGGACGCCGCAACGCGGGCGGGCAGGAGACCATGAGCAACATCTCGAACCCGCGCTATCCTGCGGAAGTCGAGCGCACCCAGCTCGACTTTATGCAGACGCTCAACCGTGCCAAGCTCCAGCGGGAGGGCTACGATCCCCAGATCGAAGGGGTCATCCAGAGCAACGAACTCGCGTTTCGCATGCAGAACGTCGTGCCGCAGGTCATGGACCTGGCCGGGGAAACCGAGGCCACCAAAAAACTCTACGGCCTGGACAACAGCGCCACGGAGACCTTCGGCCGCCAGTGCCTCATGGCCCGCCGCTTTGCGGAGGCCGGCGTTCGCTTCATCGAAGTCTCCTTCGGCAACTGGGACCAGCACCGCAACCTCACCGCCGACCTGGAGCGCAACTGTAGCGCTATCGACCAGCCCATCGCGGGCCTGCTCACCGATCTAAAGCAACGCGGCCTGCTCAAAGACACCCTTGTGATGTGGGGGGGCGAATTCGGCCGCACCCCGCATGGCCAGTCAGGCGACGGCCGGGATCACAACAACAAAGGCTTCACCCTCTGGATGGCCGGCGGCGGCGTCAAAGGCGGCTTCACCTACGGCAGCACCGACGACTACGGCTATGAGGCTGTGGAGAACAAGGTCCACATCCACGACTGGCACGCCACCATCCTCGCCCTCCTGGGGCTTGATCACGAAAAGCTAACTTACCGCTACGCCGGCCGCGACTTCCGCCTCACCGATGTGCATGGCAACGTGGTAAAGGAAATAATTACATAGGTGCGCGTTCGAATTGACCACAGAGGCACAGAGAACACAGAGGAATGACTTTTTAGACAGAATTAACGGAATTAACAAAATTAAGCTTCAAACTTCAGACCATGGTACTCTTGCACGTTGGTCAGAAGCTGAACCCAATTCTGTTAATTCTGTTAATTCTGTCTAAACCTCAGTTTCATTCCTCTGTGTTCTCGGTGCCTCTGTGTTTTAACAGTCATTTCCTCAATCCCCCAGCAAACTCCTCACCTTCTGCGCCACGGCCTTGCCGAGCTTCTCATGCTCACCCGCCTCCAGGTGCAGGGCATCCACCGTGCTGGGGGTGACGATGGTCTGGGTATTGAGATAGGCACAGCCATGCTGCTGGGCCACGGCGGCGTAGTGCTGAGGGAAGCGTCCTGCCTTGGCGGCCACGCCAGTGAACTTCTCATCAAGATCCGGCAGGTGGCTCATGTCACCTACGGGAGGTGGGCAGAGCAGTAGCACCGACGGTGCCGCAGCCTCCACGCCAGCCTCACTCTGCCGGATCATTTTCACGAGCTGTCCGGCTCCGGCAGCGATCTCAACCGCGGGCAGGTTGAACATCATCTTCAGGTCATTGGAGCCCAGCATGAGCACCACCAGATCGATCGGCTTGTGTGACTCCAGACACGCAGGCAGATACTTCCGCCCGTTGCGGTTTCCCATGATGGGATCGTCATGCACGGTCGTGCGCCCGTTCTGCCCCTCCTCCACCACCCGGTAGCCAGCTCCCAACTCACGGGCCAGCACACCCGTCCAGCGCACATCGTGAGCATGCCTGCGAGGAAAAGTCGAGGCAGCAGTGGCTACGGGGTCATAGCCCCACGTGTTGGAATCGCCGTAGCAGAGGATGGTTTTCATTCGAGTCCCTCTGGATTGGACGGAAGCCGGACGAATGCAAGAAAAGTTTGGCGACCGTCCCACTCTTGGCATCCCATCGGGGTTCAATGCGGCTCTGTCATATCATTGGTCCGGCCCGGACCTCACCCGTGGGCTGCCTCATATGAGCCAATGCCACCGAGGAAACGGATACAAGTGCCACCTCAGGAGGGCCGAAGGCTCGGCGTGATACCCAGGCTTGGGCAACGCCCAAGGAATAGATGACCAAACAACCCTTGAGGGCTGAAAGCCCGGCCTCATCAAACCTGCCCACGACAAGCATCCCTGAATGATGCCAGGCCTACAGCCCTCTACATCTGAAACTACCACCAACCTTGGGCCTTGCCCAAGGCGTCTGGCATCACTCCGGGCTTTCAGCCCTCAACTCGTTCGCCAAAGGTAGATCATCGACCTCGCCAGCTTTTCCCTGTTGGCATGGCCATAAAAGCGATCGAGGCCCCGAGGTATTGATGCCGGAGGCATCACAGCGCTTAGCCGGAGGTCGAGGGAGCGTAGCGACCGAACACCTCCGGTGCCCTGAGCAAAGGGATCCCATCCCAGAGGGATGGCAGCAAGCCCCTCCACTCCGCCCAAGCTCCTCACCCCGCCTTGCCCGCCCACTTCTGGTCCACCTGCTGTCTGAACCCCTGCAACCTCAGCGACCGGTCCGGCATCACTTCGAGCACCGCATACCCATTGTTGTCCGCACCCGAGCCTTCGATCAACGCCACGAGGGTGCAGTAGTGGATGCCCTGTATCTCCTGGTAGTCGTTCTTGTGGGAGTGTCCCTGAAACACGGCCAGCACCTTCCCACTGTCCTCCAGCACCTTTCGTACCGCGGTTGCATTCAGCACGCTGTGCGGTGCCGCCTCATCCAGCCGCTGATGGGCAAAGACCACCACCGGGCCCGCCGTCGCGGCGAGATCCTTCCGCAACCACTCCAGCTCCGCCTCTGGCACATTGGCATCCTTCCAGTCAGCGTTGTTCCGCCCGTACGGTGCGCCATCCGACCGGTAGCAGGCGTCCAGCACCACAAAGTGCACGCCATTCTGATCGAATGAATAGTGCGGTTTCTTGGACGCTCCTGAATGCTGGGCAAACTCCTCCTTCGTCAGCGTCGCCACGCAGTGGTTTCCCAGCACGTAGTGACGGGGACAGGTCAGACCTGCATAGATCATGTCGATCTCCTCCAACCAGGCGATCTCCTGCTCCACCGTGGGTGCCTGATCAATCAGATCTCCCAGCTCAATCACAAATGCCGGTTTGATTTCATTGAACTTGGCCACCGCTTCCTTCAGCTTCCCAGGTGTTTCCCGGTAGTACCGGGTCTTGGTGGGCTCTTTGTCGCCGTAGTGAAGGTCCGTGAGCAGACCGATCCGCAAGAGGGGTGAGGCAGTCTCGTCTGTCGCCAGCATGGGCGATGCGATGCCAGCCGCGAGGCAGAGAGAGCCACGCCACATGACGGCACGGCGGTTCATCAAAGATGCGTCAGGAATGGTCTTCATGTCTGGCGTCTGGCGTCTGGTGTCTTCTAGTCTTTTGTCTGAGGCGAAGCCATCACCACCTTCCATTTCCCCCAGAGCGCAGGCGCCAGCTCCGCCTCGCTGGGCACATCCGCCGTGATGCCGGTGGCCTTGTTGTTCCAATAGACGCGCTGCAACGTCTGGAAGCCATTGCCCCGGAGGATGCCGATATCCCCTTTCACCTCCGAGCCTGCGACGGGATTCCAGCCCAAGGCCGAGAGCGGGATGGAAATCTCGTAGAAAGCACTCTTCACCTTGCCCTTCTCATCCTTCTCCACACTGCTGGCCAGCTCCACCTCCGTGCTGACGTCATGCACCGCATCCAGCGTGATGGTGCGCCAGGGTGAGGAGAAAGGCACCGGAGTCTTGGTTCCAGGAACCACTGCGCGATACACCAGAGCCAACGTCTTGCCGTTCACCTGGGTGACCAGCAACCGCTGATCCCCCGCCACTGGGCGAGGGCGCTTGGGGTCAGCCTTCTCATCGGTGCCAATCATGACATCCAGGCAGCCTCCCGTCTTGAAGGGGGCATTGGGCGTCTCGCCTGAGTTCTTCAGCAGTTCCGGATCCTGCGTCCGATAGGCGGCATAGAGCCGGTCACCCGCGATGGCCACGCTGCCTGTGATGTCATACGGCTTGCTGTCGCTGTTGAAGTTGGCGGCCGTGCCCCTCCGGTCAATCACCGCCCACGCAGCCTTTTCCCACTCCCCGATCTTGCCATCCACCACAGGAGTTTGGGACAGCATCGGCACCTCCATGGTGCCAGAACCACGAGCCTGCTGGCGCGCCACCTCCGCCTGCACCCGCCAGGCCGCTGCGGCCTTCAGTTCTTTTTCGGTCACTCTCAACTCCGTCGCCGGCAGGCGTTTCAGGCTTTCCAGCCCGTCCACCCGCACCAGACTGGTGCGTGAGCCATCACAGAGATACACCTTCCCATCGGAAGCTTGGGCCAGCGTGGGGAAGAAGTTCTCATCATGCAGGGTCAGTTCATTGAGCAACGCCCCACGCTCCGCCCGTGGCATCGTCCAGGGCTTGCCCAGACGGGAGTCCTGGAACAACTGCGCCACAAACAACCCGTCCGCCGTAAAGAGATACACATCCCCCATGTTGCCATTGATGCCCCAGAGCGGGCCCACATCCCTCCCGGCAGGTTCGATGAACCCACCCAGCAGGCGGGTGCTTCCGATCACCTGGCCCGGCTGGTCCGGCAAGGCCGCCTCGTGAGAGGCATGAAGCCCCGGCCAGACACTCGGGTAGCTCCACATGGGCACGCCATCCTTCACTCCGCCGAAGCCTTCCTTTGCGTACGGCAGCGGTGCCACCGTCAAGACACTCCAGCCATCTTTCGACACCAGGACCTGATCCCCACCGGAGGATGCCGGGTTCTGCACACCTGTCGCAAGCACCTTGCCCGCCGTGAGTTCATAGACCGGCACCCCTGGCTTGGTAAAGCGCATCACGGGATATTGCACCGCCTTGTCATCCACCCGGGAGGCCGTGATGGAAAGGTCGCTCATCAGTGTATAGCCGCCGCCCGCAGCCTTCTGCATCTGCACCTCGACCTCCTGCACCCGCCCGTCTTCATTGAGATCACTCCAGGCAAAGAGCACCTGATTCTTGGTCTTCTCAGAGGCCAGATCCACGCCCTGAGGCCAGCGCGAGCGGAACCGATCTTCCTTCAACAACGGCCACAAATCCGCCCGTCCCAAGGAGGCCGCGGGCGTCGCCACAGCATCTTTCAGAAGCCACACCGTCACAAAGCCATGCCCGCCCGTGGGATTGCTGTTGTAGCTGTTCGTCATGTACTGACGCCCCTCCACGTGCACCGTTCCTTCCGGCGCTCCGGAGCGGAACTGGTTGCTCAATTCATCCCCACCCGGCCGGTAGATCACCGCGACCGGCACACTCGTGCCCTTCTCCCAGTCCAGTTTGAACTCCAGTCCGTCATAGTAGAAGCGGGTCTTGTCCACAGGGTCCAGCGTCCCCCCTCCGCCGTAGCGCCCTGGGCCGTAGAAGGTCTTTTCCAGCTTCCCATCTGGAGCCCACACGCTCACCCTCTTGGGCTGAAAGTCATGCTCCGCCACCCAGATGTTCCCCTTCTCATCCACCGCCATGCCCAGCGGTTGATTCATGTGCAGGGGATCGTACTTGCCAGCGGCCGGCTTACCCGCCCGGCCGATGGCCCGCACCAGCATCCCCTCCGGGCTGAAGACCTTCACCTGATGCGAGGCACCATGGTCACTCACCAGGATGTTTCCTGAACCATCCAGCGCAATCCCCTGCCCGTCTTCCAGCCCGACGGTGATCAGTGCCTCAGGGGCCACTCCTTGGGCCACGAGCCGTACGTCTCCGCCATAGCGGAACACTGTTTTCTCCGTTACCGCCAAGAGTTGCCCTTTCGAGTCAAAGGCCACGCCCCGGGCACCCGGCAGCAACACCTCACCAATCACCTCGCCCGCCGCAGCATCGACAAAGATCAGTTTGCCCAGCTTCGGCATGCTGGCCACCACCACCCCATCATGCGCGGCGATCCCCGCCAACTGGCTGAGCCAGTGATGATCTCCATGTGAGCCATCTTCCACGTAGGGTGATGGATTGAACGGCATCTTCAGGATCGCCTTGTCCCCCTTTGCGGTGAGTCCGGTGATGCGCAGTTCGCCATCCTTCATGTTGCGATTGTCGCTGGAGGCCGTCCAGGTGGCCGCCACATAGGCATAGACATCTGGCAGAGCCTTGGCCCCGCGGTCGGCGGCCAGATGAGGGGCGGCCGTCCAGTTGCCCCCAATCCATCCCCGGCCACCCTGTTTGACGCCGTCGAGGTCCACCCAGGCCAGACCCGCCCCCCCCTCGCTCACCGCGCTGCCCAGATACACCATCGGCTTTCCCGTGGGGGACCTATCCGCGCCCACAAAGAGGGCTGCCTGCGGTGGCGAGTGGTTGGTGAGCCATCCCCCCGTGGTATCTGCCGTGGACCAGGCGGGATTCCCCGCGTTGTAGATGGAGAACTCATAGCGCAGTTCGAGTGGCTTCCGCACCAGCCCCCGGACCCGGTAGGTTCCCGGTGCGACGGGCTTCCCGGGGATGTTATAGAGCCCATGTTCCGCCGCATCCCGATCCCTGCCCAGATCATCCGTCCCATCCCACCACGCGGTGTTCTCACCAGCGGGGTATGGGGACTCCGCCACCAGGTTGCGCACGCGTTTGCCTGCCTGATCCTCAATCACCAAGGTCACCACGCCCGGCTCCTTCAGGTGGAACTTGACCGGGATGGGAGGAAACAACTCCTGCTTCACGGATTCCAGCACCGCGCTCTTCAAACCCGCCGTTCCCAGCGGGGTGAGCGCCATCACCTCTGCCAGCCATACCCGCCTCCCCTCCTTGGGCCGGGACTTCATGTGGGGATGCCCCTCCTGCGGGGAGGACGTGAGCCTCAGCCGCACCGCCCGGGTGGAGATGGGCTGGTCAAACATCAACCCACGGGGACTGAAGGGCAGCGGGTACCCACTGGACAGCCCTGCATAGGTCTTTACCGGTTTCCATTGCGAAGCCTCGGCCTCCCTCGGGTGCACACTGGCGTCTCCCGCATACTGCTCCACTTCCGCCGTGCCAAAGCCCGTCCCCAAAGTCTCCAATCCCACAAGCTTCACCGCCTGCGGCCAGATCAACATGACCCACTCAAACCGCTCCGAAGTTACTACCTGTGTTGCCCCCTCCGTGCCGTTGTCCCAGGTCTTCCATTGCTCATCCTGGGAGTTAGTAAGTTTTCCCGCTGCCTCTTCCTGGCTGCTGACAGCCACTTGGGCTTGAGGAGCCACATTGGCGTATCGCTCCTGCAGGATGATGGCACCCCCAAGCCACCCCGCATATTTGGGGTCAGAAGCCTGGGCTTCATGAGTGAAGCGCAGGACGCTCGTCTTTGTCCCTGGCGGCAGCACCCACGTGGCGAGTTCGTCTTTGGCCACCTCTTCACTTCCGGGCTTGGCAGCGGACAGACGCTCCGCGGAAATCCACTCCCCCTCCTCTGCCGGTCTCCCTGGCACCGCCACGCCCTCTTTCAGCACAC contains these protein-coding regions:
- a CDS encoding redoxin domain-containing protein — its product is MKFPTPKVPVLLLTAVAALPWTSLRADEIEDKFRQFDRDSDGKISGDEFNGEAYLPKLDLNKDGTLTLEESRAALALWQLSKKKKAQDETPGQTSPAEAAAGPRLEKLFKRLDRNGDGQLDSQELPQAEWRSRLDANGDGVVSKDEARLKVGLIFQNGLDPGGTPPPPPVELDKTLTEGPLVLKASDHLVGHLIPDLTLTLADGSTQRLSDYKTSKGIVLAWFSASCPLSGKLGPELARLQKDCAKDNVAFLLVNAIPTDTPEDIKAFATKFGITAPLVHDKSLALSRTLRATVTTEVFLLDAARTLTYRGAINDQYGLGYQLESPRKQFLRDALASQLRGESPSIAATSAPGCALDLDAAKPAAVADTPPGQTSYHRDISRILQANCVECHRKDGLAPFSLETYADVIENAGMIKKQVTRGAMPPWFAAPTPSTHDTPWANDRSLNGHDKSTLLTWLESGRPQGDIADAPLPRKFHSGWSIGEPDAIFQLSQPINIKAEGTMPYQNVTVPTNFPEDRWVQSYEIVPTDRGVVHHVIVKVVEKGKSGTKDEERAEREGYYAAYVPGNSSRILPEGFAKKLPAGATLHFQIHYTPNGKATQDQLKIGFKFAPQPPQYVVHVNAVAQPRLNIPAGEANHVETAQQKLPWDMMMTAFMAHMHVRGKAFKYEVTYPDGKQEVLLDIPRYDFNWQLAYNLAQPKLIPRGSTVKITAVFDNSTGNPANPDPTKNVRWGQQTFDEMMIGYVEHYVPYVAPKVAGR
- a CDS encoding PSD1 and planctomycete cytochrome C domain-containing protein produces the protein MKPVPVSLPALAALALAPALTGADAGLSDEQTRFFERKIRPVLVEKCYDCHSASAKKVKGGLVLDTKDGTLNGGDNGPAVVPGNIDDSLLIAAIRYGNKDMEMPPKGKLPDSVIADFETWVKMGAPDPRTGPTVADANTASAQWQKKEIDVAAGRSFWAFQPPKSSPTPTVKNTSWPKCDIDRFILARMEEKGLQPVADAGRLELLRRVTFDLTGLPPTPDLIQVYMKDTSPDAFARVVDNLLASERFGEYWGRHWLDVARYGESAGRDANVLYPFAWRYRDWVIDALNRDLPYNEFVKQQVAGDLLPYKDAADQSRKIVATGFLAIGSKPQNERNPRQFALELADEQIDTLSQSVLGITIACARCHDHKFDPIPQKDYYALAGIFLSSETLYGTNRGLQNQNASDLIDLGHESGMPAGFEGISPAQRAQLANRLEEAKGSQAESFRTAQAARRAGKEADNLRLLALRQQIGTISGELNRYDESGNARILAMGVYDRSRPVDSPVFNRGEATQPGAVVPRGFVQVLFQETPPPVRHGSGRLELAEWLASRDNPQTARVMVNRMWRWLFGRGIVPTVDNFGAMGEKPSHPELLDHLALRFMDHGWSIKKMVREIVLSRTYQLATLHAPQNFAADPENTLCWRMTSRTVDAESLRDAMLLVSGKLDLYPQEGSVVARANEGREGLIRLFTTLQEPRYDRSVYLPVVRDLVPEALSLFDFANPSLVTGDRESTNVPAQSLYLLNNKQVQELSDAFARRVYASAKDQPGRIQFAFWTALGRAPTAEEVRAAYTFFSEYTQDAAKAKSKGADLTPYAWSAFCQSLMASAEFRHLD
- a CDS encoding DUF1501 domain-containing protein; the protein is MNMSSDLLLFSRRRILQGTSSGFGYLAFSALSTWAAEQSASGGASPLAAKAPHFAPRAKRVIFLCMSGGPSHVDTFDYKPKLVADDGKESGRGRGGPATLLAPRFQFKQHGRSGLWISELFPNVASHADDLTLVRSMHTDLPNHPQAFSQMHTGTSQFVRPSLGSWALYGLGTLNENLPGFITINPPAQNGGAKNYGSAFLPAIYQGTKIGAAGFPGAGAGPGRRNAGGQETMSNISNPRYPAEVERTQLDFMQTLNRAKLQREGYDPQIEGVIQSNELAFRMQNVVPQVMDLAGETEATKKLYGLDNSATETFGRQCLMARRFAEAGVRFIEVSFGNWDQHRNLTADLERNCSAIDQPIAGLLTDLKQRGLLKDTLVMWGGEFGRTPHGQSGDGRDHNNKGFTLWMAGGGVKGGFTYGSTDDYGYEAVENKVHIHDWHATILALLGLDHEKLTYRYAGRDFRLTDVHGNVVKEIIT
- a CDS encoding SGNH/GDSL hydrolase family protein; amino-acid sequence: MKTILCYGDSNTWGYDPVATAASTFPRRHAHDVRWTGVLARELGAGYRVVEEGQNGRTTVHDDPIMGNRNGRKYLPACLESHKPIDLVVLMLGSNDLKMMFNLPAVEIAAGAGQLVKMIRQSEAGVEAAAPSVLLLCPPPVGDMSHLPDLDEKFTGVAAKAGRFPQHYAAVAQQHGCAYLNTQTIVTPSTVDALHLEAGEHEKLGKAVAQKVRSLLGD
- a CDS encoding metallophosphoesterase family protein, with product MKTIPDASLMNRRAVMWRGSLCLAAGIASPMLATDETASPLLRIGLLTDLHYGDKEPTKTRYYRETPGKLKEAVAKFNEIKPAFVIELGDLIDQAPTVEQEIAWLEEIDMIYAGLTCPRHYVLGNHCVATLTKEEFAQHSGASKKPHYSFDQNGVHFVVLDACYRSDGAPYGRNNADWKDANVPEAELEWLRKDLAATAGPVVVFAHQRLDEAAPHSVLNATAVRKVLEDSGKVLAVFQGHSHKNDYQEIQGIHYCTLVALIEGSGADNNGYAVLEVMPDRSLRLQGFRQQVDQKWAGKAG